The Vibrio gallaecicus genome contains a region encoding:
- the aceE gene encoding pyruvate dehydrogenase (acetyl-transferring), homodimeric type, which translates to MSDMKHDVDALETQDWLEALESVVREEGVERAQFLLEQVLDKARLDGVDMATGINTNYINTIPAAQEPAYPGDVTLERRIRSIIRWNAIMIVLRASKKDLDLGGHMASYQSAAAFYEVCFNHFFRAPNETDGGDLVYYQGHISPGIYSRAFVEGRLTEEQLDNFRQEVDGKGIPSYPHPKLMPEFWQFPTVSMGLGPISAIYQARFLKYLDGRGLKETSAQRVYAFLGDGEMDEPESRGAISFAAREKLDNLCFLINCNLQRLDGPVMGNGSIIQELEGLFKGAGWNVVKVIWGSNWDSLLAKDTTGKLLQLMNETIDGDYQTFKSKDGAYVREHFFGKYPETAALVADMTDDEIFALKRGGHDSSKLFAAFNNAKETNGKPTVILAKTVKGYGMGDAAEGKNIAHGVKKMDMTHVQHLRDRLGLEDILSDEKIAELPYLKLEEGSAEYEYMHARRNALHGYTPQRLPKFTQEFKVPELEAFSPLLGEQKRDISTTMAYVRTLNILLKDKNIGKNIVPIICDEARTFGMEGLFRQVGIYNPHGQDYTPEDKGIVSYYKEATSGQVLQEGINELGSMASWVAAATSYSTNDLPMIPFYIYYSMFGFQRIGDMAWLAGDQQARGFLLGATAGRTTLNGEGLQHEDGHSHIMANTVPNCISYDPTFAYELAVIMQDGIRRMYGENQENVYYYLTVMNENYAMPAMPEGAEEGIRKGIYKLESYAGSKSKVQLMSSGTIMNEARKAAKILSEEYGVASDVFSVTSFNELTRDGQAVERDNMLHPEAEEKVPYITTVLGNEPAIAVTDYMKNYAEQVRAFMPSESYKVLGTDGFGRSDSRENLRRHFEVNAGYVVVAALTELAKRGDVEKSVVVEAIAKFGIDADKINPQYA; encoded by the coding sequence ATGTCTGACATGAAGCATGACGTTGATGCTCTGGAAACTCAAGATTGGTTAGAAGCTCTTGAGTCAGTAGTACGTGAAGAAGGTGTAGAACGTGCACAGTTTTTACTAGAACAAGTTCTAGATAAAGCGCGTTTAGATGGTGTTGATATGGCTACAGGCATCAACACGAACTACATCAACACAATTCCAGCAGCACAAGAGCCAGCTTACCCTGGTGACGTAACTCTTGAGCGTCGTATTCGTTCGATTATTCGCTGGAACGCAATCATGATCGTATTGCGTGCTTCTAAGAAAGACCTAGACCTTGGTGGTCACATGGCTTCTTACCAGTCAGCTGCAGCGTTCTACGAAGTATGTTTCAACCACTTCTTCCGTGCTCCAAATGAGACAGACGGTGGCGATCTAGTTTATTACCAAGGTCACATCTCTCCAGGTATCTACTCTCGTGCATTCGTTGAAGGTCGTCTAACTGAAGAACAGCTAGATAACTTCCGTCAAGAAGTTGATGGTAAAGGTATCCCTTCTTACCCGCACCCTAAACTGATGCCTGAGTTCTGGCAGTTCCCTACTGTATCTATGGGTCTTGGCCCTATCTCTGCTATCTACCAAGCGCGCTTCCTTAAGTACCTTGACGGTCGTGGCCTGAAAGAAACTTCAGCGCAACGCGTATACGCGTTCCTAGGTGACGGTGAGATGGATGAGCCGGAATCACGTGGTGCTATTTCTTTCGCTGCGCGTGAGAAGCTAGACAACCTATGTTTCCTAATCAACTGTAACCTACAGCGTCTAGATGGCCCTGTAATGGGCAACGGTAGCATCATTCAAGAACTTGAAGGTCTATTCAAAGGCGCAGGTTGGAACGTTGTTAAAGTTATCTGGGGTAGCAACTGGGATTCTCTACTAGCTAAAGACACGACTGGTAAGCTTCTTCAACTAATGAATGAAACTATCGACGGTGACTACCAGACATTCAAATCTAAAGATGGCGCGTACGTACGTGAGCACTTCTTTGGTAAGTACCCAGAAACAGCTGCACTAGTTGCAGACATGACTGATGACGAAATCTTCGCGCTTAAGCGTGGTGGTCACGATTCTTCTAAACTGTTTGCTGCATTCAACAATGCAAAAGAGACAAACGGTAAGCCGACTGTAATCCTAGCTAAGACTGTTAAAGGTTACGGCATGGGTGATGCAGCTGAAGGTAAGAACATTGCGCACGGTGTTAAGAAAATGGACATGACTCATGTTCAACACCTACGTGATCGCCTAGGTCTAGAAGATATTCTTTCTGATGAGAAAATCGCTGAACTTCCATATCTAAAACTGGAAGAAGGTTCTGCTGAATACGAATACATGCACGCTCGTCGTAACGCTCTACATGGTTACACACCTCAGCGTCTGCCTAAGTTCACTCAAGAATTTAAAGTGCCTGAGCTAGAAGCTTTCTCTCCACTACTGGGTGAGCAGAAGCGTGATATCTCTACAACTATGGCTTATGTACGTACACTAAACATCCTTCTTAAAGATAAGAACATTGGTAAGAACATCGTTCCTATCATTTGTGATGAAGCTCGTACATTCGGTATGGAAGGTCTATTCCGTCAGGTTGGTATTTACAACCCACACGGTCAAGATTACACACCTGAAGATAAAGGCATCGTTTCTTACTACAAAGAAGCAACGTCTGGTCAAGTTCTTCAAGAAGGTATCAATGAGCTAGGTTCTATGGCTTCATGGGTTGCTGCTGCAACTTCATACAGCACGAACGATCTACCGATGATTCCGTTCTACATCTATTACTCAATGTTCGGTTTCCAACGTATTGGTGACATGGCTTGGTTAGCAGGTGACCAACAAGCTCGTGGTTTCCTACTTGGTGCAACTGCAGGCCGTACAACGCTAAACGGCGAAGGTCTACAGCACGAAGATGGCCACTCGCACATCATGGCGAACACAGTACCTAACTGTATCTCTTACGACCCAACGTTTGCTTACGAGCTAGCGGTAATCATGCAAGACGGTATCCGTCGCATGTACGGTGAGAACCAAGAGAACGTTTACTACTATCTAACAGTAATGAACGAGAACTACGCAATGCCAGCAATGCCAGAAGGCGCTGAAGAAGGCATCCGTAAAGGTATCTACAAGCTTGAGTCTTACGCTGGTTCTAAGTCTAAAGTTCAACTAATGAGCTCTGGTACTATCATGAACGAAGCGCGTAAAGCAGCTAAGATCCTGAGCGAAGAGTATGGCGTAGCATCTGACGTATTCTCTGTAACGTCTTTCAACGAACTGACTCGTGACGGTCAAGCGGTTGAGCGTGACAACATGCTTCACCCAGAAGCTGAAGAGAAAGTACCGTACATCACAACTGTTCTTGGTAACGAGCCTGCAATCGCAGTAACGGATTACATGAAGAACTACGCTGAACAAGTACGTGCATTCATGCCTTCAGAATCATACAAAGTACTTGGTACTGATGGTTTTGGCCGTTCAGACAGCCGTGAAAACCTACGTCGTCACTTCGAAGTAAATGCAGGCTACGTTGTTGTTGCTGCACTAACTGAACTGGCTAAACGTGGTGATGTTGAAAAATCAGTAGTTGTAGAAGCTATTGCTAAATTCGGCATCGACGCAGACAAAATTAACCCGCAATACGCATAA
- the pdhR gene encoding pyruvate dehydrogenase complex transcriptional repressor PdhR — translation MAYQRIRQPKLSDVIEQELERLIVEGTLAPGQQLPPERELAKQFDVSRPSIREAIQRLEAKRLLTRRQGGGTFVSENIWKSFSDPLLNLLSSHSETQLDLLESRHAMEGISAYFAALRGTDEDFARIQACQDNIHGAQEKNDIDAESAAVMAFLIALTEAAHNVVLLHIVRSLAPLLEQNILENLKLLHRRQDVVEKVSIHRANIVDAIVSGQPEQAREMSHSHLAYIEETLMDLTKEESRRERSLRRIQQGK, via the coding sequence ATGGCTTATCAAAGGATTCGTCAGCCAAAACTCTCTGATGTTATTGAGCAGGAGTTAGAAAGGTTGATAGTGGAAGGAACACTGGCTCCTGGGCAGCAATTGCCGCCTGAGCGTGAACTGGCTAAACAGTTCGATGTGTCTCGTCCGTCAATCCGAGAAGCGATACAACGTTTAGAAGCAAAGCGCTTACTGACTCGCCGTCAAGGTGGGGGAACGTTTGTGAGTGAGAATATTTGGAAAAGTTTTTCAGATCCTCTTCTTAATTTGTTATCGAGTCATTCTGAAACCCAACTAGACTTGTTGGAGTCGCGTCATGCGATGGAAGGAATCTCAGCTTACTTTGCAGCATTGCGTGGAACCGATGAAGATTTTGCTCGAATTCAAGCATGCCAAGATAATATTCATGGTGCGCAGGAAAAGAACGATATCGACGCTGAATCCGCTGCAGTTATGGCTTTTCTTATTGCTCTAACTGAAGCCGCACATAATGTGGTGTTACTTCACATAGTGCGAAGCCTCGCTCCGTTACTAGAGCAGAATATTTTAGAGAATTTAAAACTATTACACCGTCGTCAAGATGTTGTAGAGAAAGTAAGCATACATCGAGCTAATATAGTGGATGCGATTGTTTCAGGGCAGCCAGAACAGGCGCGTGAAATGTCACATTCTCATTTAGCTTATATCGAAGAAACATTGATGGATTTGACTAAAGAAGAATCGCGACGCGAACGTTCTTTACGTCGAATCCAACAGGGTAAATAG
- the ampD gene encoding 1,6-anhydro-N-acetylmuramyl-L-alanine amidase AmpD, with translation MTISTVGWYENARRVPSPFYDSRPKLNDVSLLVVHNISLPPGEFGGPYIEQFFTGNLNPAEHPFFEVIHQMGVSAHCLIRRDGEVVQFVPFHDRAWHAGQSSFAGRDRCNDYSIGIELEGSDFVSYTKEQYLSLSTLTETLMKHFPKITIPRITGHQYISPLRKTDPGLVFDWVKFKDGLSLPPL, from the coding sequence ATGACAATAAGTACCGTTGGTTGGTATGAAAATGCTAGGCGCGTTCCTTCTCCTTTTTACGATTCTCGCCCTAAGCTGAATGATGTATCACTATTAGTTGTACACAATATTAGCCTGCCACCGGGTGAATTTGGTGGTCCGTATATCGAGCAATTTTTTACTGGTAATTTAAATCCAGCAGAGCACCCGTTCTTCGAAGTTATTCATCAAATGGGGGTTTCTGCGCATTGCTTGATTCGTCGAGATGGAGAAGTTGTACAATTTGTCCCTTTTCACGATCGGGCGTGGCATGCGGGGCAGTCGAGCTTTGCTGGAAGAGATAGGTGCAATGATTACTCGATTGGCATTGAATTAGAAGGCAGTGATTTTGTTTCTTATACGAAAGAGCAGTACTTGTCTTTATCAACACTTACTGAAACTCTGATGAAGCACTTCCCCAAAATAACCATCCCGCGTATTACGGGTCATCAATATATATCTCCGTTGCGTAAAACGGATCCTGGTCTAGTATTTGATTGGGTTAAATTTAAAGATGGATTGAGCCTTCCCCCTTTATAA
- the nadC gene encoding carboxylating nicotinate-nucleotide diphosphorylase — MKNTHNSQQRLDYLKEQLPLEITRAVAETIREDLGGTLDPMADITASLIPADAVNTATIITREHGVFCGQAWADEVFKQLGGEVTIEWNVQDGDKVEPNQTLCTLSGPARALLTGERNAMNFIQTLSGCASITATYAEKVKHTECRLLDTRKTIPGLRSALKYAVACGGGFNHRIGVFDAYLIKENHIIACGGIEKAISTAKELNPGKPVEVETESLEELEQAINAGADIIMLDNFTTDMMREAVKLNAGRAALENSGNVTLDTIAEYAETGVDYISVGALTKHLKALDLSMRFQA; from the coding sequence ATGAAAAATACACATAACAGCCAACAACGCCTTGACTACTTAAAAGAGCAATTGCCATTAGAGATTACTCGAGCTGTAGCTGAGACTATTAGAGAAGATTTAGGCGGTACGCTTGATCCTATGGCTGATATTACTGCAAGTCTAATTCCTGCTGATGCGGTCAACACTGCAACCATCATTACCCGTGAACATGGTGTTTTTTGTGGTCAAGCATGGGCTGATGAAGTGTTTAAGCAATTAGGCGGTGAAGTCACTATCGAGTGGAACGTACAAGACGGTGATAAGGTTGAACCAAACCAAACACTGTGTACGTTAAGCGGACCAGCGCGAGCATTATTGACCGGCGAACGTAATGCAATGAACTTTATACAAACCCTTTCAGGTTGCGCTTCTATCACTGCTACCTACGCAGAAAAGGTCAAGCACACTGAATGCCGCCTGTTAGACACTCGAAAAACGATCCCAGGTCTGCGCAGCGCACTGAAATACGCGGTTGCTTGTGGTGGCGGTTTCAATCACCGCATTGGTGTTTTTGACGCTTATCTTATTAAAGAGAACCACATCATTGCATGTGGTGGTATCGAGAAAGCGATTTCAACAGCAAAAGAGCTAAACCCAGGAAAACCTGTGGAAGTTGAAACGGAAAGCTTAGAAGAGCTAGAGCAAGCCATCAATGCAGGTGCTGACATCATTATGCTGGATAACTTCACAACAGACATGATGCGTGAAGCCGTAAAATTGAATGCCGGACGTGCTGCTCTTGAAAATTCAGGAAATGTGACACTCGACACTATCGCTGAATATGCTGAAACCGGCGTGGATTACATCTCCGTTGGTGCACTGACCAAACATTTAAAAGCACTTGATCTATCCATGAGATTTCAAGCATAA